From Daucus carota subsp. sativus chromosome 6, DH1 v3.0, whole genome shotgun sequence:
aaaagtataatgatgttataaataaaattataaataataattttgaatattttttttaacaaaaaattttatataactctgtttaactttaacgtgttctatatcaatataaacaccacacattacataactctttctaattctaatcttaaaagtttctgttgtcaaaaaaatcaagattacagaattatgttgaaattcgattgattagattactgaatgtttcaaatgtattacaagatCGTCTATGTTTAGAAAAGatatgaattttctgatttttttaatttttaaatctacatgtactaaatttgaattaaatgtattatatatatatataggatatatatatatatttgttagggtttgtcaattttcaagtaatcgagagaaaatatagtcagttgaataatataatttaattaaatttaatctattaatattaaaatactaataaaaaaacgttcaaatttaaattataaataataaattaagaacTACATATCCACCCGTGCGAAGGCTagtataaataaaagacaattttaaaatatattatattacaatataattataatattataaaaggtatctagttttaatgatatgtttagtataatatatataaaattattatataatatacacacacacgatCAGGGATCGGGGGAATTCTCAATCCCGTCCCGATCctcgaatttttttataaaattttgccCGTTCCCCGTCCCGCCCCGAAAAATTTCCCCAATCCCCAACTGAATGGGACGGGGTTCGGATCGAGCCCAACGGGGTGGGGTGAATGCCCATTCCTATGCTAAATAATGTAagattcaatataaaatctattgACCTAACTCCCTTTTTATaaatactataaaaaaaatagttcttaataaaataatgtaggttcatctccaacaatAATCTTTAAACTTTCATTTTATCGattattttagaattaaaaGTACATTGAAGTTATAAAAGGACAACTAGgaaaagagagaaagaaagtGGAGAACTTACTCTAATATAAAATGTAAGTTAAGAGATAGTTGTGTCTCTTAAAAATAAGAAGAAAGAAAGACTCTTAATGATTCGAGGAGCCACTAAAAATCTATTAGAATTGCATTTtcacttcttttctttatattttgagTTAAGAGCTCCAACTAAGAGGCTAtcggatatgctcttgtgaCCGACAGTTTCTAGTTTCTGGTGCAGTCCATATACGAGAGACAAGTCTTTATTGATGTCCCCATTCCATCTTCCATGCATCAGACTTCGGCATCAGACTTATAAGACGAGGGACGCTGGACCAAGATTGATGGACGATGACTGTATGTTTGACGTTTGACCCTGTCTGTGTGTATTCTGCCGCAGATATTATCACAGCAAAAGCAAAAAACCAAATTCATTTATTGTTCGAATGTGACAACAGGTTTGACAAAGAGGTCAAGAAACTCTGTGCTTGTTTGGGTTTTTACTTGATGTAGTTCTGCAAAATATATATCTACTGATGAACTAGATGCCGGGGATCCTGGCATTCTGCTGGAGCTGCAACTATATTTTTTCATAGCAGCCACGACATAGATCTCATACTTCCATTTAGGGGTAGCAATTTCAGATAACAAGTCATGTTCGTTCTAGTGATGATGCCGGAGATCCTGGCATTCTACTGGAGCTGCAACTATATTTCTTCATAGCAGCCACGACATAGATCTCATACTTTCGCTTACGGGTAGCTTTCGGATAACAAGTCATGTTCGTTTCAGCAATCGGGTCAATTCTgatcaagctaaaatcactttaAATTGAATAAAGCTGAAACTTGAagttttagaaataaaattccAATTTCGGGTCAATCGGGAGATTTTCGAGTGACTTTCAGATTTTGTCTCAGTAGACTGAGTCAAATTTCGGGTCGTGTCTAATATTGTCCCACTTACTTTCATTTAAGATCAGTAATTCAATATGGTAGCTAAAGGGCTTCATTTTCATAACAATGAAAAACATAAGCTCTCTATACGCAGTCTCCACAACAATAGTACAATAACGTCCCACAAACTTTTAAAAGGAAGGTGACAAAGGCTTAAAGCAAAAAAACTACTGTGGACAATAAATAGTGTTGAGCAATAATTTGctgagagattaaaattataacaatgTCACTGGCCTTGCCCCctttatttgtaaaaaatgtTTTTATCCCTTGCTCTCATTGTACTTCAATTATATTTCAGCCAGCGCCAAGGACTTCACAGTATGCAAATTAaaatcggtctttctaatgtgtgcccaagggcacacaataagcaccaactttCATGCAAATgccttgttttgattggtggaaatGATgggaatgcaggggggccattacatttattatccatccaccaatcaaaagctagtaCTACTATTGTTATGgatgttagtgactattgtgtgcccttgggcacaccatagaaaattcgaattaaaattacTAAGCTTCCACTAACAGACTTTATAACTCAAACCAAGACACCAGAGTATCGCATGGACTTGTACAACTTTGAACACATTTGCAAAAACAATGGCTAAATCCTTGCAAAAACAATGTAAATTACAGAGCACCCCCCATCCCCACTCTCGGACGTTCACATTGCAAGAGTTCAAGGGTTCGAATCCCGTCCCATCCCATGGTAAGTGAATCTTAGTATCTTACAAAATTGCCCAAGTACTTCAACTTGCACCCATATTAGTTTACGCCAAGTAAACAATATACTCATAAACAGGAAAAGAAGCTCAGAATCATATAAAGGTAAAATCCATGTAATTAATTGAAAAACACAAATCACTGAGGAGATTTACAAATCTAAATTAGTTCACATGAAAACCAAAgtcagatattttattattcataaatCCAGATACGGTGCAATATGAAGGCCATTAACAAAAACCCCTTCCCAATTTACCCATCAGAACTCAGAAGCATGCGTCCAACAAGCAACAACAGCAGAGAGCAGCCAAACTGCACACACAAATACATAAAccatttagttatttatttcacaaaaaatGGTTAATTCAACAAAATTAAACCATCTTCAATTTTACACTCAACTCCCATCCCATTTTCGATTATAGTATGTCTGGTTTAATTTTATAccgatttgtttttttaattacactagcctttaacccgtgcaaagcacgggcgggtatataattcgtaatttattaattataatttaaatcttaacactattttatttgtattttagtattaatgaattgaattttagttaaattatattaaccaactgattatatcttctaacggaaatttagctttcataatttattatctatctataaatatttttctgatattaatatgtgacagtttattgatattaatattaatattcataaagagtgtttttagtatatgaaactgtttaatagatatctacatgctgtagacttttagttttagaggagagtaccaaaccaaaattttgtacgactacaaattatacccatgttggctttttatagtatagtatagatgataAAAAGTTGCATTATTTTAAAcgaatttatatttacacattaCAATGACCAAACCACCCCTGAAGGGTAGATGTGGAAATtcaattcaaccaaaattaatcTGTCAAACAAAACCCAAACCCATCTGCCGGGTCGAACCGGTCAAAAACATGACCCAACTAAAGTACTAAACACAACACATCAAACTCCAAAGCCCCAGATCATCCTAGATCTAAAAATCAAACATAAACAAAGCCCATGCATTCATTCTAAACCCAACAAAACACACACTAACAAACATATCTACACATACCAGCCTTCCAGCATTCCACTGCTTTGTTTTTGTTGCTGAGGCGGCGGCTGCTGATACTGCGGAGGATAGCCACCCTGGGGAGGATAGCCATAAGCAGGCTGCTGTGGAGGGTACCCTTGCGGAGGATACCCTGGCGGCGGATACGCATCCTTTGCATAATCCTGCGGAGGATAGCCTGTTCCAACCCACCAACCAAATCGTTATCAAATCTCGAATaacaaaatcttgaaaaatttaaaacggtggaaatttaaaataatcgaCTCACCTTGAGGAGGAGGGTTACCAACTGGGGGTTGATTCTGATTGTAATAACTCattgtaattttttcttcaCGGAAATTATTATTTGTGTTTAGGAGAGTAGATGTAAAAGTTGAGAGGATACGAGTAATGAGAAGAATAGATGAAAGAGGGCGTGCGTATTTATAGATAGTGGAGTGGTTTAATGAAAatggtttggctagtgtgtgcccatgggcacatgctaagcgcggaaatttttgtatttgggagattttgattggtgtggttggtgtatttgcagggggtccaccattatcatgagataggagccaatcaaaatgatccaaatacaaatttttccgcgcttagcatgtgcccatgggcacaccatagaaaaaccgtaatGAAAAAGATAGATACGGGATTATTTTGTGTTTGAATATATTATCGGGGAATGTGCGTTGAGGAGGTGGCGGTTGTCACAATGCACTGGAAAGAGCAGTAGTCATGTTTTCATTACTTAGGCGCGTTGAGTCCGCGTACTGTTATTTTACTTCATCCGAAGGACTCTTCTTTTTGGGAATTGAAATCTGGGGCAATGAACGAAAACAAGCAACTTGTGTTTTTTCAGGggattttttcataaataagtaaataacatatattatatgagGGGTGTATTATATTGAGATTCCAAAGTATTTTTTGCATTCataaaatccgaataactcGATAATGAATAGATTCGTTTTACCAATAGATGTCTTTCGGCTCCCTTACATTTCTAACCAGTTTGaacgtaaagttttcaaaactaaccaagctacgttcaacttttcaaaactaaccagtctaattcaattcaagtgGGGCGACCCAAACTAAAGTTTGGCCAAAGCATGGGTCGCCACAGCCATAGGCGACCCCTGTGTGTATTTTTTTCAGCATGGGTCGCCCCATGCCCGTGTATAAGGCGACCTCAGTGCTGGTTTTACAAAGGAGGAAGCACATGCAATGTACAAGTTCAAGctgttatgttttttattactccctccatcccattttaagtgtccactttgccaaaaaaaaaatttcccaaaatatgtgtcatactctttaacccatgtaaaatttatactatttccaatatagtattaaatacaaccaacaacccctcataaatatatttagaagcaTTATGAATGTATAGTGTAATTTGAAGTGAGAGAAGGTCCAATACACAATAATTAATGAGATAcgtaattaatatgtatgaaaaactAAGCTGATTATTTGTGGAAAGATGATgataaaaacattacattaattactccctccgtccctatttatctatccactttggaagtaaaagtttgtccctatttatctgtccatttat
This genomic window contains:
- the LOC108224947 gene encoding protein CYSTEINE-RICH TRANSMEMBRANE MODULE 13, whose amino-acid sequence is MSYYNQNQPPVGNPPPQGYPPQDYAKDAYPPPGYPPQGYPPQQPAYGYPPQGGYPPQYQQPPPQQQKQSSGMLEGCLAALCCCCLLDACF